The sequence TAAAATCCTTATATTTTAAACAATGCAAAATGCAGAAAATATAAATATATAGCTTGAAAATTATTCACCAGTGTGATTTTCCAACAGTTTATAAGAACTCAATTTTTTCAAAAGAAGTATACATAGAAATGTTTAAATGCCAAAAAGAAAACCAGCGGATATGAAGACATAAGAATAATTGCCAGTTGAATCATATATCCAAGAACCTATTGTCGGTGATATTGCTCCTACACCAAAGGCTGTAAATATTAAGCCGTAATTAACCCCTAAATTTTTTGTTCCAAAATATTCTGCCGTTAAAACGGGGAAAAGTGCCAGGTTCACAGCAAATCCCCATCCTGTTATTGCGACCGCAATACATAAAGTGATAAAGTTTACAACGAAAATGGGAAATAAGAGTAGTATTATTACTCGGATTATATAAGTTACTATCATTACTTTTAAAATGCCAAACTTATCACTTAATAATACCGTCAATGGCCGGCCAAGACCATTAAAATCTGCTGTAATAACTAAGGTATTAATTGCAGAAGTTGGAAAGATAGGTTCTGAAGAGCCTTTTTCATATGAAAAGTTGTCACCTACACTTGCGATGTATAGAGCAAGAAATTTTGAAGAAGCAGTAGATAAAGCTGTTAAATTAGTGGAGTTTGGTGGAATGGGACATACATCTGTTTTGTATACAGATCAAATTAACAAGGATAGAATAGATTATTTTGGAAGTAAATTAAAAACAGGAAGGGTATTAATAAATATGCCATCTTCTCAAGGAGCCATAGGAGATGTGTATAACTTTAAATTAGAACCTTCTTTAACTCTAGGATGTGGTTCATGGGGTGGCAATTCCGTAAGTGAAAATGTTGGAGTTAAACATTTGTTGAACATTAAAACAATTGCAGAAAGGCGTGAAAACATGTTGTGGTTTAAAGTGCCTCCTAATTAATAGAAGCTTTAAATGATCTTCCAAAAGATATCAAAGAGTCTTTGGATCTTAAATATAATCTTTGTTTTAATACGTGTTATGAAAAAATGAAACCACCAATAGTTAAAATAGACAATGAATTTTACCAAGATATGACTCCTGAAAAACTGAAAGATATAATATTAAATTTGGTAAAAAATAAAAAGTAATACTCATAAAAATGTTTATAAAAGAAGGGGCTTTAAAAAGCCCCTTCTTTTATTTCTGACGTTACGTTAAGGATGATGTTCTTTGGATATATTTAGGATAACAATAGAATATGATTCTTAATTTAACATATGCCTTTTTGCCAAAAACTTACAAAAAAATTGTATCGAAAAAGTAATAAAAAGTAGTATAATAATGTTAGAAAGTGGAAAAAGAATGCAGTGTAAAGTAAATGTTGTAAAAATAAAAAACTGTATCTTAGTCTGTTTCAAAAATAGAAAGAAGAGGGCATAATCTTTTCTGTCATTCTGAGAGGCTCCTTCCTTTTTGTCATTCTGAGGAGCGTTATCGACAAAGAATCTTATTTTTTTCACTAACCTTCTGTAAATGGTAAAATAAAAATGGCCAAGAAGAGGAAAATAAAAATGCACAAAAATGTACATAAATGGTATCCTTCCAAAGGAAGGGGGAATACCAAAAATGGAAAAAGTCAAACAACATTTGGAAATGTTAAGGGGATGGATTTGAGATCGAACTTTTCTGAATTAGCCAGGATATACAGGATAGACAGAAGGACAGTAAAGAAATATTAGGAAGGATATCAAGGTAAGCTTAAAAAAGAAATAGTTTCCATAAGACTTTTGAAGAGGATTTTTAATCAAATTTTTGGATATGAAGGCGAGAAAAATATGTTACAAGCAAAAG comes from Thermosipho affectus and encodes:
- a CDS encoding MFS transporter, which translates into the protein MTVLLSDKFGILKVMIVTYIIRVIILLLFPIFVVNFITLCIAVAITGWGFAVNLALFPVLTAEYFGTKNLGVNYGLIFTAFGVGAISPTIGSWIYDSTGNYSYVFISAGFLFGI
- a CDS encoding NAD(P)H-dependent oxidoreductase subunit E gives rise to the protein MKPPIVKIDNEFYQDMTPEKLKDIILNLVKNKK